A section of the Parasteatoda tepidariorum isolate YZ-2023 chromosome 6, CAS_Ptep_4.0, whole genome shotgun sequence genome encodes:
- the LOC107451153 gene encoding uro-adherence factor A isoform X2, with amino-acid sequence MAEQNSYDFWTRYSNLCLKCKVCPLKSVIKHMKGTTLCCPVERIRSEHWQFLLSALSVDNSLTRVQFKSDLPSLEEQEALWKRRRRKKDESYPCPYGYSSHNISDICKYTARLLTVSQTLQTLILENLPITKEDALHLAEGLKSTLLKEFSLRCYPFSDEVIEIVCRGLWDSNVFLIDFSACNLSLEGLNSIRNVILKHKARRNVQVFPDTLRYRLPVFEKMMGLTRIIFNGNNIGDKGVNMICEAVSDDRWIQALDLQCCGITNEGAKAILEQITANNVIQLVDLRLNEIAGPILDRISLQLGVNSFGKLMNFPHLPLWKPRSFSKAIPVRKNKLKTKVSKKYSVAKKIIRKETKSLEQAFRISCEIIDSKEGSTKDAMVQTNVLDEVKHLKFKSENLKLRHLNETLRRENMNLRQEIMRNSSSDSAILIDKETYTEIKHVFEKFQRFFKLMKDNGLWDLVSTIGVAEYENTRLKAVPSESKVCFVEKVDVPPDGCPSNGPILKQQRNCSCHNPACISNQKAEKENNVSIVNQAQKFTEERVQLKMDKAKVSKVFKDIRETYTNCDFGKQVPPPHRSTRKYSLGDVQAGSKSFPTTKPLSLKCVLNRDIPDKFMQIQTREDFYEAIRSEMEKIECACQLHTAPKSPDKSSQSVKNQTNVNNKGFFKNVSSQTAAVESLSNFKGQNINNGSASSGASQKNVEQSNSPSSAIRKGISLKRTLSLVSREWDEHVKKNFPDCNIEQRGTAAGAEGSNSILVNPGYFKSRSSKDLAITKDISTPAPSQGTSKSTSRKTVNLFSSNSVESEHSVFPDDEIESWEFPDEQKGKIKSTQTPSNVDSSSKSYLESVSDASTDKDVKSLSGSELYESVKSDSVNSRSSNKSIAQKAVSVSSGNPGDAKFAKGDSVNSKSSNKSKAQKAVSQSGGNPGVINSMEGDSVNSKSSNKSKAQKATSDSGGNPGVINSVKVPSSTVLSYEVVLSNNSSKSSKRSQKQRKSSNQNASGGRKTEKDNVSSSSVPSLSDITTVSSHSLNTDSVMDQLSESEKGLS; translated from the exons ATGGCTGAGCAAAATTCTTATGACTTTTGGACACGTTATAGTAATTTGTGTTTAAAGTGTAAAGTATGTCCACTAAAGAGCGTCATCAAACATATGAAAGGAACCACATTATGTTGCCCAGTGGAACGGATACGAAGTGAACACTGGCAATTTTTACTTTCTGCTTTAAGTGTGGATAATAGTTTAACTAGAGTACAGTTTAAGTCTGATTTGCCATCTTTAGAAGAGCAAGAAGCATTGT ggaagagaaggagaagaaaaaaagatgaaagttATCCTTGTCCATATGGATATTCATCTCACAATATTAGTGATATATGTAAATATACTGCCCGCCTTTTAACTGTATCCCAAacattacaaacattaattCTAGAAAATTTGCCAATTACTAAAGAAGATGCACTACATCTTGCAGAA GGCTTGAAATCTACtcttttaaaagagttttcttTAAGATGCTATCCTTTTTCTGATGAAGTCATAGAAA TTGTATGCAGAGGACTCTGGGATTCTAATGTTTTCCTGATAGATTTTAGTGCTTGTAACTTGAGTCTTGAAGGTTTGAATTCTATTCGAAATGTCATTTTG aaaCATAAAGCTAGGAGAAATGTCCAAGTATTTCCTGATACTTTAAGATACAGATTGCCtgtgtttgaaaaaatgatgggattaactagaattatttttaatggcaaTAACATTGGGGATAAAGGTGTAAACATGATCTGTGAAGCTGTTTCTGATGATCGTTGGATCCAAG cattGGATTTGCAATGTTGTGGAATAACAAATGAAGGTGCTAAGGCTATTCTTGAGCAAATCACTGCCAATAATGTCATACAACTTGTAGATCTTCGTTTAAATGAAATTG ctggACCCATTCTTGATCGGATATCTCTGCAATTAGGAGTCAACAGTTTTGGTAAACTTATGAAC tttcctcATCTTCCTCTATGGAAGCCAAGGTCATTTTCTAAAGCCATCCCAGTTCGAAagaataagttaaaaacaaaa gtttcaaagaaatattctgTTGCTAAGAAGATAATTCGGAAAGAGACTAAAAG TCTTGAACAGGCTTTCAGGATATCGTGTGAAATTATTGATAGCAAAGAGGGAAGTACAAAAGATGCCATGGTACAAACAAATGTTCTTGAtgaagtaaaacatttaaag tttaagtcTGAAAATTTGAAGCTGCGCCACTTAAATGAAACTCTTCGACGAGAAAATATGAATCTCCGCCAGGAAATCATGAGAAATTCATCATCAGACTCTGCCATTCTTATAGATAAAGAAACTTACACAGAAATTAagcatgtttttgaaaaatttcaaagattctTTAAGTTGATGAAAGATAATGG ATTATGGGACTTGGTATCAACAATTGGAGTTGCTGAATATGAAAATACTAGATTAAAAGCTGTGCCCAGTGAGTCAAAAGTATGCTTTGTTGAAAAAGTAGACGTTCCTCCTGATGGATGTCCAAGTAATGGTCCTATTCTCAAACAACAACGTAACTGCTCTTGTCACAATCCAGCTTGCATTTCAAACCAAAAagctgaaaaagaaaacaatgtatCCATTGTGAATCAGGCTCAAAAATTTACCGAGGAAAGAGTGCAGCTGAAAATGGACAAAGCAAAAGTTTCCAAAGTATTTAAAGATATACGAGAAACTTACACAAACTGTGATTTTGGGAAGCAGGTGCCCCCACCTCATAGATCTACTCGTAAGTATTCATTGGGAGATGTGCAAGCAGGTTCAAAATCTTTTCCTACGACTAAGCCTCTGTCATTGAAATGTGTTTTGAATAGAGATATTCCtgataaatttatgcaaatccAAACTCGTGAAGATTTTTATGAAGCAATTAGAagtgaaatggaaaaaatagaATGTGCTTGCCAACTGCATACGGCACCAAAATCGCCAGACAAGAGTAGTCAATCTGTAAAGAACCAAAccaatgtaaataataaaggtttcttcaaaaatgtttcttctcAGACTGCTGCTGTTGAGTCACTTTCCAATTTCAAGGgccaaaacataaataatggaAGTGCATCCTCTGGTGCTTCACAGAAAAATGTGGAACAGTCAAACAGTCCAAGTTCTGCCATCAGAAAGGGAATCTCCCTTAAACGAACATTGAGCTTAGTATCACGTGAGTGGGATGAGCAtgtcaaaaaaaactttcccgATTGCAATATTGAGCAACGAGGGACAGCTGCTGGTGCTGAAGGTTCTAATTCTATTCTGGTTAATCCAGGCTATTTCAAAAGTAGATCTAGTAAAGATTTAGCTATCACAAAAGATATATCAACTCCAGCTCCATCACAAGGCACTTCCAAAAGTACTTCCAGGAAGACTGTTAACTTATTTTCTAGTAATTCTGTTGAAAGTGAGCATTCAGTGTTCCCTGATGATGAAATCGAGTCTTGGGAATTTCCTGACGAACAGAAAGGCAAGATAAAATCCACTCAAACACCCTCTAATGTAGACAGTTCGAGCAAAAGCTACTTGGAGTCAGTAAGTGATGCTTCTACTGACAAGGATGTAAAGTCTTTGTCAGGATCAGAACTGTATGAATCTGTCAAAAGTGATTCCGTGAATTCCAGAAGTAGCAATAAATCCATAGCTCAAAAAGCTGTTAGTGTATCCAGTGGTAATCCTGGCGATGCAAAGTTTGCCAAAGGTGATTCTGTCAATTCCAAAAGCAGCAATAAATCCAAAGCTCAAAAAGCTGTTAGTCAATCCGGTGGTAATCCTGGTGTCATTAACTCTATGGAAGGTGATTCGGTCAATTCAAAAAGTAGCAATAAATCTAAAGCTCAAAAGGCTACTAGTGACAGCGGTGGTAATCCTGGTGTCATAAACTCTGTCAAAGTTCCAAGCTCTACAGTTTTGTCTTATGAAGTGGTATTGTCCAATAACTCTTCCAAATCGTCCAAGAGGAGTCAGAAACAAAGGAAAAGTTCTAATCAAAACGCATCTGGTGGGAGAAAGACTGAAAAAGACAATGTTTCTAGCTCCTCTGTGCCATCATTAAGTGATATTACTACTGTGTCCTCTCATAGTTTGAATACTGACTCAGTGATGGATCAACTATCTGAAAGTGAGAAAGGGCTAAGTTAA
- the LOC107451153 gene encoding uro-adherence factor A isoform X1 produces the protein MAEQNSYDFWTRYSNLCLKCKVCPLKSVIKHMKGTTLCCPVERIRSEHWQFLLSALSVDNSLTRVQFKSDLPSLEEQEALWKRRRRKKDESYPCPYGYSSHNISDICKYTARLLTVSQTLQTLILENLPITKEDALHLAEGLKSTLLKEFSLRCYPFSDEVIEIVCRGLWDSNVFLIDFSACNLSLEGLNSIRNVILKHKARRNVQVFPDTLRYRLPVFEKMMGLTRIIFNGNNIGDKGVNMICEAVSDDRWIQALDLQCCGITNEGAKAILEQITANNVIQLVDLRLNEIAGPILDRISLQLGVNSFGKLMNFPHLPLWKPRSFSKAIPVRKNKLKTKVSKKYSVAKKIIRKETKSLEQAFRISCEIIDSKEGSTKDAMVQTNVLDEVKHLKERNKNLELTILKEISMRDSLMELSEKFKSENLKLRHLNETLRRENMNLRQEIMRNSSSDSAILIDKETYTEIKHVFEKFQRFFKLMKDNGLWDLVSTIGVAEYENTRLKAVPSESKVCFVEKVDVPPDGCPSNGPILKQQRNCSCHNPACISNQKAEKENNVSIVNQAQKFTEERVQLKMDKAKVSKVFKDIRETYTNCDFGKQVPPPHRSTRKYSLGDVQAGSKSFPTTKPLSLKCVLNRDIPDKFMQIQTREDFYEAIRSEMEKIECACQLHTAPKSPDKSSQSVKNQTNVNNKGFFKNVSSQTAAVESLSNFKGQNINNGSASSGASQKNVEQSNSPSSAIRKGISLKRTLSLVSREWDEHVKKNFPDCNIEQRGTAAGAEGSNSILVNPGYFKSRSSKDLAITKDISTPAPSQGTSKSTSRKTVNLFSSNSVESEHSVFPDDEIESWEFPDEQKGKIKSTQTPSNVDSSSKSYLESVSDASTDKDVKSLSGSELYESVKSDSVNSRSSNKSIAQKAVSVSSGNPGDAKFAKGDSVNSKSSNKSKAQKAVSQSGGNPGVINSMEGDSVNSKSSNKSKAQKATSDSGGNPGVINSVKVPSSTVLSYEVVLSNNSSKSSKRSQKQRKSSNQNASGGRKTEKDNVSSSSVPSLSDITTVSSHSLNTDSVMDQLSESEKGLS, from the exons ATGGCTGAGCAAAATTCTTATGACTTTTGGACACGTTATAGTAATTTGTGTTTAAAGTGTAAAGTATGTCCACTAAAGAGCGTCATCAAACATATGAAAGGAACCACATTATGTTGCCCAGTGGAACGGATACGAAGTGAACACTGGCAATTTTTACTTTCTGCTTTAAGTGTGGATAATAGTTTAACTAGAGTACAGTTTAAGTCTGATTTGCCATCTTTAGAAGAGCAAGAAGCATTGT ggaagagaaggagaagaaaaaaagatgaaagttATCCTTGTCCATATGGATATTCATCTCACAATATTAGTGATATATGTAAATATACTGCCCGCCTTTTAACTGTATCCCAAacattacaaacattaattCTAGAAAATTTGCCAATTACTAAAGAAGATGCACTACATCTTGCAGAA GGCTTGAAATCTACtcttttaaaagagttttcttTAAGATGCTATCCTTTTTCTGATGAAGTCATAGAAA TTGTATGCAGAGGACTCTGGGATTCTAATGTTTTCCTGATAGATTTTAGTGCTTGTAACTTGAGTCTTGAAGGTTTGAATTCTATTCGAAATGTCATTTTG aaaCATAAAGCTAGGAGAAATGTCCAAGTATTTCCTGATACTTTAAGATACAGATTGCCtgtgtttgaaaaaatgatgggattaactagaattatttttaatggcaaTAACATTGGGGATAAAGGTGTAAACATGATCTGTGAAGCTGTTTCTGATGATCGTTGGATCCAAG cattGGATTTGCAATGTTGTGGAATAACAAATGAAGGTGCTAAGGCTATTCTTGAGCAAATCACTGCCAATAATGTCATACAACTTGTAGATCTTCGTTTAAATGAAATTG ctggACCCATTCTTGATCGGATATCTCTGCAATTAGGAGTCAACAGTTTTGGTAAACTTATGAAC tttcctcATCTTCCTCTATGGAAGCCAAGGTCATTTTCTAAAGCCATCCCAGTTCGAAagaataagttaaaaacaaaa gtttcaaagaaatattctgTTGCTAAGAAGATAATTCGGAAAGAGACTAAAAG TCTTGAACAGGCTTTCAGGATATCGTGTGAAATTATTGATAGCAAAGAGGGAAGTACAAAAGATGCCATGGTACAAACAAATGTTCTTGAtgaagtaaaacatttaaag gaaagaaataaaaatttagaactaaCAATACTCAAAGAAATATCAATGAGAGATTCTTTAATGGAGTTGTCAGAAAAG tttaagtcTGAAAATTTGAAGCTGCGCCACTTAAATGAAACTCTTCGACGAGAAAATATGAATCTCCGCCAGGAAATCATGAGAAATTCATCATCAGACTCTGCCATTCTTATAGATAAAGAAACTTACACAGAAATTAagcatgtttttgaaaaatttcaaagattctTTAAGTTGATGAAAGATAATGG ATTATGGGACTTGGTATCAACAATTGGAGTTGCTGAATATGAAAATACTAGATTAAAAGCTGTGCCCAGTGAGTCAAAAGTATGCTTTGTTGAAAAAGTAGACGTTCCTCCTGATGGATGTCCAAGTAATGGTCCTATTCTCAAACAACAACGTAACTGCTCTTGTCACAATCCAGCTTGCATTTCAAACCAAAAagctgaaaaagaaaacaatgtatCCATTGTGAATCAGGCTCAAAAATTTACCGAGGAAAGAGTGCAGCTGAAAATGGACAAAGCAAAAGTTTCCAAAGTATTTAAAGATATACGAGAAACTTACACAAACTGTGATTTTGGGAAGCAGGTGCCCCCACCTCATAGATCTACTCGTAAGTATTCATTGGGAGATGTGCAAGCAGGTTCAAAATCTTTTCCTACGACTAAGCCTCTGTCATTGAAATGTGTTTTGAATAGAGATATTCCtgataaatttatgcaaatccAAACTCGTGAAGATTTTTATGAAGCAATTAGAagtgaaatggaaaaaatagaATGTGCTTGCCAACTGCATACGGCACCAAAATCGCCAGACAAGAGTAGTCAATCTGTAAAGAACCAAAccaatgtaaataataaaggtttcttcaaaaatgtttcttctcAGACTGCTGCTGTTGAGTCACTTTCCAATTTCAAGGgccaaaacataaataatggaAGTGCATCCTCTGGTGCTTCACAGAAAAATGTGGAACAGTCAAACAGTCCAAGTTCTGCCATCAGAAAGGGAATCTCCCTTAAACGAACATTGAGCTTAGTATCACGTGAGTGGGATGAGCAtgtcaaaaaaaactttcccgATTGCAATATTGAGCAACGAGGGACAGCTGCTGGTGCTGAAGGTTCTAATTCTATTCTGGTTAATCCAGGCTATTTCAAAAGTAGATCTAGTAAAGATTTAGCTATCACAAAAGATATATCAACTCCAGCTCCATCACAAGGCACTTCCAAAAGTACTTCCAGGAAGACTGTTAACTTATTTTCTAGTAATTCTGTTGAAAGTGAGCATTCAGTGTTCCCTGATGATGAAATCGAGTCTTGGGAATTTCCTGACGAACAGAAAGGCAAGATAAAATCCACTCAAACACCCTCTAATGTAGACAGTTCGAGCAAAAGCTACTTGGAGTCAGTAAGTGATGCTTCTACTGACAAGGATGTAAAGTCTTTGTCAGGATCAGAACTGTATGAATCTGTCAAAAGTGATTCCGTGAATTCCAGAAGTAGCAATAAATCCATAGCTCAAAAAGCTGTTAGTGTATCCAGTGGTAATCCTGGCGATGCAAAGTTTGCCAAAGGTGATTCTGTCAATTCCAAAAGCAGCAATAAATCCAAAGCTCAAAAAGCTGTTAGTCAATCCGGTGGTAATCCTGGTGTCATTAACTCTATGGAAGGTGATTCGGTCAATTCAAAAAGTAGCAATAAATCTAAAGCTCAAAAGGCTACTAGTGACAGCGGTGGTAATCCTGGTGTCATAAACTCTGTCAAAGTTCCAAGCTCTACAGTTTTGTCTTATGAAGTGGTATTGTCCAATAACTCTTCCAAATCGTCCAAGAGGAGTCAGAAACAAAGGAAAAGTTCTAATCAAAACGCATCTGGTGGGAGAAAGACTGAAAAAGACAATGTTTCTAGCTCCTCTGTGCCATCATTAAGTGATATTACTACTGTGTCCTCTCATAGTTTGAATACTGACTCAGTGATGGATCAACTATCTGAAAGTGAGAAAGGGCTAAGTTAA